One Camelina sativa cultivar DH55 chromosome 3, Cs, whole genome shotgun sequence genomic window carries:
- the LOC104775821 gene encoding protein SIP5-like, which yields MGNKLGRKRQTVDERFTKPRQGLYMSKDVDIKKLKKLILESKLAPCYPGHEESSCHHDLEECPICFLYYPSLNRSRCCMKSICTECFLRMKSPNSAQPTQCPFCKTSNYAVEYRGGKTKEEKNTEQIEEQRVIEAKIRMRQKEVEEDEERMQKRLESFSSSSSTSAAAVDTEYGSAAEDDGEIVSSEDSCLLSHPQVTRDGQSDFDLEDIMVMEAIWLSLQESGIQRNTSPGEISEKVHNVEPSTPSSSSSPSGGLACAIAVLAERQQMVGESSSNENDNVASHNMVIGNCNNSHYNTIEEDSNHYLQGAGTSYARSDIADDSASEVSREVTWQ from the exons ATGGGTAATAAGCTGGGAAGGAAGAGACAGACTGTGGACGAAAGGTTCACTAAGCCACGACAAGGTTTATACATGAGCAAAGATGTTGACATTAAAAAGCTTAAGAAACTCATCTTAGAGTCTAAGCTTGCTCCTTGTTATCCTGGTCATGAGGAAAGCTCCTGCCATCATGATCTTGAAGAGTGTCCTATTTGCTTTCTG TACTATCCGAGCCTTAATAGGTCAAGATGTTGTATGAAAAGCATTTGTACAG AGTGCTTTCTGCGGATGAAGAGTCCTAATTCAGCTCAACCTACTCA ATGCCCGTTTTGCAAAACTTCCAATTATGCTGTCGAGTATCGTGGAGGGAAGACTAAAGAGGAGAAGAACACTGAACAAATT GAAGAGCAGCGAGTTATAGAAGCTAAAATAAGGATGAGGCAGAaggaggttgaagaagatgaagaaagaatgCAGAAACGTCTGGAATCGTTTTCTTCTAGTTCTAGCACTAGTGCCGCAGCTGTTGATACAGAATATGGTTCTGCTGCAG AGGATGATGGGGAAATTGTTTCATCTGAAGACTCATGTCTGCTATCGCATCCTCAGGTTACAAG GGATGGCCAATCTGACTTTGATCTTGAGGATATAATGGTCATGGAAGCAATATGGCTCTCATTGCAG GAATCTGGAATTCAGAGAAATACATCACCTGGTGAAATTTCAGAGAAAGTTCATAATGTGGAACCATCgactccatcatcatcatcatctccatcggGTGGGCTAGCTTGTGCAATCGCTGTTCTCGCTGAACGCCAGCAAATGGTTGGTGAATCTTCCTCCAATGAAAACGATAACGTTGCATCACACAACATGGTTATAGGCAATTGTAACAACAGCCATTACAATACCATAGAAGAAGATAGTAACCATTACCTACAAGGAGCAGGAACCAGCTATGCAAGATCTGATATAGCTGATGATAGTGCGAGTGAGGTTTCCAGGGAAGTAACATGGCAATAG
- the LOC104775822 gene encoding VQ motif-containing protein 1: MAGVRSEPMKVVFINTQYVQTDARSFKTVVQELTGKNAVVADGSFEFSGQGYGGKDSSQRFCDAGKEGEGGADTTEFDSFFRETPPVGELYNLWSDN; the protein is encoded by the coding sequence ATGGCTGGAGTAAGATCAGAGCCGATGAAGGTTGTATTCATAAACACACAGTACGTTCAGACAGATGCTCGGAGCTTCAAGACGGTTGTTCAAGAACTCACCGGTAAAAACGCCGTCGTCGCCGATGGTTCTTTCGAATTCTCCGGTCAAGGCTACGGTGGTAAAGATTCATCACAGAGATTCTGCGACGCaggaaaagaaggagaaggaggtgCAGATACGACGGAGTTCGATAGCTTTTTCAGGGAAACCCCTCCCGTCGGCGAATTGTATAATCTTTGGTCAGACAATTGA
- the LOC104775823 gene encoding exopolygalacturonase-like, translating to MAYIDFVFKVSSLTLFFIIGTTSRPTTVPKVFNVRRYGAKGDGKTDNTKAFTNTWKDACTWDGPSKMYIPNGRFYLGGVSFVGPCTSKISFVIDGTLLAPPNNNDIKKDTWINFGYIDYLTVSGSGTIDGQGKESWLLNDCQKNTNCPKLAINMGFDFVNKSRMEGITSLNSKAGHFNFFSVDHFNITRVNITTPGHSPNTDGIKIALSSNIQISNTHISTGDDCIAMLSGNTNFDIYNVTCGPGHGISVGSLGKDKNEKNINGLTVRDTIFTGTSDGIRIKTWESSASTIAISNLVYKNLQMIDVGAPINIDQKYCPYPSCQKLGDSHIQIQNVTLKNIWGTSRDKVAVKFQCSKSFPCKNVHSSDINLKHNGVDGPAITLCENIKGSATGKMIPPHCLN from the exons atggcttacattgattttgtgtttaagGTTTCTAGTTTGACTCTTTTTTTCATCATCGGAACCACAAGTCGCCCGACCACTGTACCTAAAGTATTCAACGTTCGAAGATATGGTGCTAAAGGTGACGGTAAAACGGATAACACCAAG GCGTTCACAAATACATGGAAGGATGCATGCACATGGGATGGACCGAGCAAAATGTACATACCAAATGGAAGATTCTATCTTGGTGGTGTATCATTTGTAGGACCGTGCACTAGTAAGATTTCATTTGTCATTGATGGAACTTTGTTGGCTCCTCCCAACAACAATGACATTAAAAAAGACACGTGGATCAATTTTGGCTACATCGACTATCTCACAGTTTCCGGCAGTGGCACCATCGATGGTCAAGGAAAAGAGTCTTGGTTACTAAATGACTGCCAAAAGAATACTAATTGTCCTAAACTTGCTATA AATATGGGATTTGATTTCGTAAATAAATCAAGGATGGAAGGGATAACATCACTCAACAGCAAAGCAGGGCACTTTAATTTCTTCTCTGTTGATCATTTTAACATCACAAGAGTAAACATAACAACTCCCGGCCATAGTCCCAACACTGACGGCATCAAAATAGCTTTATCAAGCAACATACAAATCTCAAACACTCACATCAGCACTGGAGATGATTGTATAGCAATGCTCTCTGGAAACACCAATTTTGATATCTACAATGTCACATGCGGTCCAGGACATGGGATAAGTGTTGGAAGTTTGGgaaaagataaaaatgagaagaacatCAACGGCTTAACGGTTAGGGATACAATATTTACTGGTACGTCCGACGGTATTCGGATCAAGACATGGGAATCTTCAGCTTCCACGATTGCAATTTCCAATTTAGTTTATAAGAATTTACAGATGATTGATGTTGGAGCTCCTATCAACATTGACCAGAAGTATTGTCCTTATCCATCCTGCCAGAAATTG GGAGATTCTCACATTCAGATCCAAAACGTGacactaaaaaatatttggggAACATCAAGGGACAAAGTGGCTGTGAAATTTCAATGTAGCAAAAGTTTTCCTTGCAAAAATGTTCACTCAAGTGACATTAATTTAAAGCACAACGGAGTCGACGGTCCTGCAATCACGTTGTGTGAAAACATTAAAGGTTCTGCTACCGGCAAGATGATTCCTCCGCATTGCTTGAATTGA
- the LOC104775825 gene encoding uncharacterized protein LOC104775825, whose protein sequence is MMTKGISLYQSTNLNPTNIEFNRPNKLQINTLNPNPTHSRFPRRPLRVLSLSVDPSAANRNVKSAVEAHAPPLVVVGSANADIYVEIERLPKEGETISAKTGQTLAGGKGANQAACGAKLMYPTYFVGRLGEDAHGKLIAEALGDGGCGVHLDYVRSVDDEPTGHAVVMLQSDGQNSIIIVGGANMKAWPEKMSDDDLEIVRNAGIVLLQREIPDSINIQVAKAVKKAGVPVILDVGGMDTPIPNELLDSVDILSPNETELSRLTGMPTESFEQICQAVAKCHKLGVKQVLVKLGSKGSALFIEGKNPIQQSIIPAAQVVDTTGAGDTFTAAFAVAMVEGKSHEECLRFAAAAASLCVQVKGAIPSMPDRTSVLKLLKSSI, encoded by the exons ATGATGACGAAAGGGATTTCACTTTATCAATCCACCAATCTTAATCCTACGAACATCGAATTCAATCGACCCAACAAGCTTCAGATCAACACTCTCAATCCTAATCCAACCCATTCTCGATTTCCCCGACGACCCCTCCGTGTTCTCTCGCTCTCCGTCGATCCATCCGCGGCGAATCGGAATGTTAAATCAGCCGTCGAAGCCCACGCGCCGCCTTTAGTGGTTGTGGGATCTGCGAACGCCGACATCTATGTTGAGATCGAGAGGTTGCCCAAGGAAGGGGAAACGATCTCGGCCAAGACAGGGCAAACGCTCGCCGGAGGAAAAGGCGCGAACCAGGCGGCTTGTGGAGCGAAGCTTATGTATCCGACTTACTTCGTTGGTCGTTTGGGTGAGGACGCGCATGGGAAGCTAATCGCCGAGGCGTTGGGCGATGGTGGCTGTGGGGTTCATCTAGATTACGTGAGATCCGTTGATGATGAGCCGACGGGACACGCCGTGGTCATGCTTCAATCCGACGGTCAGAACTCGATCATTATCGTTGGTGGTGCTAATATGAAAGCTTGGCCTGAGAAGATGAGTGATGATGATCTTGAGATCGTCAGGAATGCTGGTATTGTCCTGCTTCAAAGAGAGATCCCAGATTCCATCAATATTCAAGTTGCTAAG GCTGTGAAGAAAGCAGGTGTTCCTGTCATCCTTGATGTTGGAGGAATGGATACGCCAATCCCGAATGAGCTATTGGATTCTGTTGACATCTTGAGTCCGAATGAAACTGAGCTCAGTCGCTTGACCGGAATGCCAACTGAATCTTTTGAACAGATTTGCCAAGCTGTTGCTAAGTGCCATAAGTTG GGAGTTAAGCAAGTCCTAGTGAAGCTCGGGTCCAAAGGATCTGCACTATTCATAGAAGGGAAAAACCCAATCCAGCAGTCTATAATACCTGCTGCCCAAGTTGTCGATACTACAGGAGCTGGGGATACTTTCACGGCAGCATTTGCAGTGGCTATGGTAGAGGGCAAGTCCCATGAGGAATGCTTGAGATTTGCTG CTGCAGCTGCCTCTCTTTGTGTCCAAGTAAAGGGTGCAATACCGAGCATGCCCGACCGAACATCTGTCTTGAAGCTCCTTAAATCTAGTATCTAA
- the LOC104775826 gene encoding glutathione S-transferase U24-like — translation MAEEEEVILLDFWASMFGMRTRIALAEKGVKYDYREQDLWNKSSLLLQMNPVHKKIPVLIHHGKPVCESLFQLQYIDETWPGNKYSLLPSDPYKRALAKFWADFIDKKVNVAARRIWATKGEAQEASKELLEILKTLESELGDKDYFGDQTFGYVDIALIGFYSWFGVYDKYGNINIESECPKLIAWAKRCLQRESVAKALPESEKVTTFVSERRKKLELD, via the exons atggcggaggaggaggaggtgatTCTCTTGGATTTCTGGGCGAGTATGTTTGGGATGAGAACGAGGATTGCTCTGGCGGAGAAAGGAGTCAAGTACGATTACAGAGAACAAGATCTATGGAATAAGAGCTCCTTGCTCCTCCAGATGAACCCGGTTCACAAGAAAATCCCGGTTCTCATCCACCATGGCAAACCGGTATGTGAATCTCTCTTTCAGCTCCAGTACATAGACGAGACTTGGCCCGGCAACAAATACTCTCTCCTTCCTTCCGATCCTTACAAGAGAGCTCTTGCCAAATTCTGGGCCGACTTCATCGACAAAAAG GTGAATGTTGCGGCGAGGAGGATTTGGGCGACGAAAGGTGAGGCGCAAGAAGCATCCAAGGAGTTACTCGAGATACTCAAGACGCTTGAATCCGAGCTTGGAGACAAAGATTACTTTGGAGACCAGACGTTCGGGTATGTGGACATAGCCCTGATTGGGTTCTATAGCTGGTTTGGAGTGTACGACAAGTATGGGAATATCAATATCGAATCAGAGTGTCCAAAACTGATTGCGTGGGCCAAAAGGTGTTTGCAGAGAGAGAGCGTCGCTAAAGCCTTGCCTGAGTCGGAGAAGGTCACTACGTTCGTTTCCGAGCGTAGGAAGAAACTTGAGTTAGACtaa
- the LOC104775827 gene encoding glutathione S-transferase U25-like, with product MADEVILLDFWPSMFGMRTRIALEEKNVKFDYREQDLWNKSPILLEMNPVHSKIPVLIHNGKPVCESLIQVEYIDEVWPGINPLLPSDPYQRAQAKFWGDYIDKKVYASARLTWGAKGEEQEAGKKELIEILKTLESELGDKIYFGGETFGYVDIALIGFYSWFGAYEKFGNFSIEAECPKLIAWGKRCVERESVAKSLPDSEKIIKFVPELKKHFGIE from the exons atggcggaCGAGGTGATTCTTCTTGATTTCTGGCCGAGTATGTTCGGAATGAGGACGAGGATTGCTCTAGAGGAGAAAAATGTCAAGTTCGATTACAGAGAACAAGATCTATGGAACAAAAGCCCGATTCTCCTCGAGATGAATCCGGTTCACAGTAAAATCCCGGTTCTCATTCACAATGGTAAACCGGTCTGTGAATCTCTCATCCAAGTCGAATACATCGACGAAGTTTGGCCCGGGATAAACCCACTCCTTCCTTCTGATCCTTACCAGAGAGCTCAGGCCAAGTTTTGGGGAGATTACATCGACAAGAAG GTGTATGCTTCGGCGAGGTTGACTTGGGGAGCGAAAGGCGAAGAGCAGGAGGCAGGGAAGAAGGAGTTGATCGAGATACTAAAGACACTAGAGTCTGAGCTTGGAGACAAGATTTACTTTGGAGGTGAAACGTTCGGTTACGTGGACATAGCTCTCATTGGGTTTTACAGCTGGTTTGGGGCGTATGAGAAGTTTGGGAATTTCAGCATTGAAGCAGAGTGCCCAAAACTGATAGCTTGGGGTAAAAGGTgtgtggagagagagagtgtggcTAAGTCTCTTCCTGATTCGGAGAAGATCATTAAGTTCGTTCCTGAGCTAAAGAAACATTTTGGGATCGAGTAG
- the LOC104778754 gene encoding glutathione S-transferase U26-like yields MADEVILLDYWPSMFGMRTKMALAEKGVEYEYKETDPWVKTPLLIEMNPIHKKIPVLIHKGKPICESLIQLEYIDEVWSDTYPILPSDPYLKSQARFWADFIDRKFYDPSWKIWATVGEEHAAVKKELLEHFKTLETELGDKPYYGGEVFGFMDIALMGYYSWFKAMEKFGDFSIQKEFPKLTTWTKRCLERESVVNALADS; encoded by the exons atggcggaCGAAGTGATTCTTCTTGATTACTGGCCAAGCATGTTCGGGATGAGGACAAAGATGGCTTTGGCTGAGAAAGGAGTGGAGTATGAGTACAAGGAAACTGATCCTTGGGTTAAGACTCCTTTGCTCATCGAGATGAACCCTATCCACAAGAAGATTCCGGTTCTCATCCACAAAGGTAAACCCATCTGTGAGTCTCTTATTCAGCTTGAGTACATCGATGAGGTTTGGTCCGATACATACCCGATCCTTCCCTCTGATCCTTACCTCAAGTCTCAAGCTAGATTCTGGGCTGATTTCATCGACAGAAag tTTTACGACCCATCATGGAAGATATGGGCAACAGTGGGCGAAGAACATGCTGCAGTGAAGAAGGAACTGTTGGAACATTTCAAGACACTTGAAACAGAGCTCGGAGACAAGCCTTATTATGGTGGTGAAGTGTTCGGATTCATGGACATTGCATTAATGGGATATTACAGCTGGTTCAAGGCCATGGAGAAATTTGGTGATTTCAGTATCCAAAAAGAGTTTCCGAAATTGACTACGTGGACCAAGAGGTGTctggagagagagagtgtggttAACGCATTAGCTGATTCT